Proteins encoded together in one Oxyura jamaicensis isolate SHBP4307 breed ruddy duck unplaced genomic scaffold, BPBGC_Ojam_1.0 oxyUn_random_OJ71071, whole genome shotgun sequence window:
- the LOC118159570 gene encoding feather keratin 1-like, with protein sequence MSCYKQCLPCLPCGPCGPTPLANSCNEPCVQQCQDSTVVIQPSPVVVTLPGPILSSFPQNTAVGSSTSAAVGSILSSQGVPISSGGFGLSGFGSRYCGRRCFPC encoded by the coding sequence ATGTCCTGCTACAAGCAGTGCCTGCCGTGCCTGCCCTGTGGACCCTGTGGCCCAACCCCACTGGCCAACAGCTGCAATGAGCCCTGTGTCCAGCAGTGCCAGGACTCCACCGTTGTCATCCAGCCCTCTCCCGTGGTGGTGACCCTGCCCGGCCCCATCCTCAGCTCCTTCCCGCAGAACACCGCCGTGGGATCCTCCACCTCTGCTGCCGTTGGCAGCATCCTCAGCTCTCAGGGAGTGCCCATCTCCTCTGGGGGCTTTGGCCTCTCTGGCTTTGGCAGCCGCTACTGTGGCAGGAGGTGTTTCCCCTGCTAA